A DNA window from Pedomonas mirosovicensis contains the following coding sequences:
- a CDS encoding LL-diaminopimelate aminotransferase codes for MDEEFYRVKRLPPYVFAEVNAMKAAARARGEDIIDLGMGNPDTPPPAHIVEKLAEVARKPDAHGYSASKGIKGLRKAQAAYYSRRFGVELDPETEVVVTLGSKEGLANLAQAITAPGDVILAPNPSYPIHAFGFIIAGAAIRHVPAAPGPDFMKSLENAVRYSVPKPTAIVMGYPSNPTAQVVDLDFYAQVVDFCRKHEIWVLSDLAYAEIYFDGNPPPSILQVPGAKDVAVEFTSMSKTYSMAGWRVGFAVGNKQLIQALTRVKSYLDYGAFTPIQAAAVAALNGPQECIEQARQLYKQRRDVLVESFARAGWEVPPPPASMFAWVPVPPAFRDLGALEFSKKLLAGAQVAVAPGVGFGELGEGYVRIALVENEHRIRQAARNIRRFFQAEGLNVPGPKAAAE; via the coding sequence ATCGATGAGGAATTCTACCGCGTGAAGCGCCTGCCGCCTTATGTGTTCGCTGAAGTGAACGCAATGAAGGCAGCCGCCCGAGCGCGCGGGGAAGACATCATCGATCTCGGCATGGGCAACCCCGATACGCCGCCGCCCGCCCACATCGTCGAGAAGCTGGCGGAAGTGGCCCGCAAGCCGGATGCCCATGGTTACTCGGCCTCCAAGGGCATCAAGGGGCTCCGCAAGGCGCAGGCGGCCTACTACTCCCGGCGCTTTGGCGTCGAGCTGGACCCGGAGACGGAAGTCGTCGTCACCCTCGGCTCGAAGGAAGGTCTCGCCAATCTGGCGCAGGCGATCACCGCGCCGGGCGATGTCATCCTCGCGCCCAATCCCAGCTATCCCATCCACGCCTTCGGCTTCATCATCGCGGGCGCGGCCATCCGCCATGTGCCCGCCGCGCCGGGGCCGGACTTCATGAAAAGTCTGGAAAACGCGGTGCGCTACAGTGTGCCCAAGCCCACGGCCATCGTGATGGGCTATCCGTCCAATCCCACCGCGCAGGTGGTGGACCTCGACTTCTACGCGCAGGTGGTGGATTTCTGCCGCAAGCACGAGATCTGGGTGCTGTCGGACCTCGCCTATGCGGAAATCTACTTCGACGGCAACCCGCCGCCCTCCATCCTCCAGGTGCCGGGCGCGAAGGACGTGGCGGTGGAGTTCACCTCCATGTCCAAGACCTACTCCATGGCGGGCTGGCGCGTGGGCTTTGCCGTTGGCAACAAGCAGCTCATCCAGGCGCTCACCCGGGTGAAGTCCTACCTCGATTACGGCGCGTTCACGCCCATCCAGGCGGCGGCCGTCGCCGCGCTCAACGGTCCGCAGGAGTGCATCGAGCAGGCCCGCCAGCTCTACAAGCAGCGCCGCGACGTGCTGGTGGAAAGCTTCGCCCGCGCCGGGTGGGAGGTGCCGCCGCCGCCCGCCTCCATGTTCGCGTGGGTGCCGGTGCCGCCCGCCTTCCGCGATCTGGGCGCGCTGGAGTTCTCCAAGAAGCTGCTGGCCGGCGCGCAGGTGGCGGTGGCCCCCGGCGTCGGCTTCGGCGAACTGGGCGAGGGCTATGTGCGAATCGCGCTGGTGGAGAACGAGCACCGCATCCGCCAGGCGGCCCGCAACATCCGCCGCTTCTTCCAGGCGGAGGGGCTGAACGTGCCCGGCCCCAAGGCCGCGGCGGAGTAG
- the glpX gene encoding class II fructose-bisphosphatase, translated as MTQTPSQILDRIWVLEMVRVTEAAAIAAAKLTGRGNEKAADAAAVEAMRDALNRLPFNGTVVIGEGERDEAPMLYIGEKVGSEQDGPAIDIALDPLEGTTITAKAGANAMAVLAIAEAGNLLNAPDVYMDKLAIGPGYPEGLVDLDFGPAENVRRFAEAKGVAPEDIMVCVLDRPRHEALIRELREIGCGIKLIPDGDVAGVMAVADPEETNIDMYMGSGGAPEGVLAAAALRCIGGQIQGRLIFRNEDEKERARRVGITDFNRKYNLTELASGDVIFAATGVTDGALLEGVKRKPGGWFTTESLVMRASSGTVRYVYGEHRRKKL; from the coding sequence ATGACTCAGACTCCTTCCCAGATCCTCGACCGCATTTGGGTGCTTGAAATGGTGCGCGTCACCGAGGCGGCTGCCATCGCGGCCGCCAAGCTGACCGGTCGCGGCAACGAGAAGGCGGCAGACGCGGCGGCGGTGGAGGCCATGCGCGATGCGCTCAATCGCCTGCCGTTCAACGGCACCGTCGTCATCGGGGAAGGCGAGCGCGACGAAGCGCCGATGCTCTACATCGGCGAGAAGGTGGGCTCCGAGCAGGACGGCCCGGCCATCGACATCGCGCTCGATCCGCTGGAAGGCACCACCATCACCGCCAAGGCGGGGGCCAACGCCATGGCCGTTCTGGCCATCGCCGAGGCAGGCAACCTTCTCAACGCGCCGGACGTCTACATGGACAAGCTGGCCATCGGCCCCGGCTATCCGGAAGGCCTCGTCGACCTCGACTTCGGCCCGGCCGAGAACGTGCGCCGCTTCGCCGAAGCCAAGGGCGTCGCGCCGGAAGACATCATGGTCTGCGTGCTCGACCGCCCGCGCCACGAGGCGCTGATCCGCGAGCTGCGCGAGATCGGCTGCGGCATCAAGCTCATCCCGGATGGCGACGTGGCCGGTGTCATGGCCGTGGCCGACCCGGAAGAAACCAACATCGACATGTACATGGGCTCGGGCGGCGCGCCGGAAGGCGTGCTGGCGGCGGCAGCCCTGCGCTGCATCGGCGGCCAGATCCAGGGCCGCCTCATCTTCCGCAACGAGGATGAGAAGGAGCGCGCCCGCCGCGTCGGCATCACCGACTTCAACCGCAAGTACAACCTCACCGAGCTGGCCTCCGGCGACGTGATCTTCGCCGCCACCGGCGTCACCGACGGCGCGCTGCTCGAAGGCGTGAAGCGCAAGCCGGGCGGCTGGTTCACCACGGAATCGCTGGTGATGCGCGCCTCCTCCGGCACCGTGCGCTACGTCTACGGCGAGCACCGCCGCAAGAAGCTGTAA
- a CDS encoding homoserine dehydrogenase, whose translation MSDKPLRVGLAGLGTVGAGLVKLLAENAELVSRRANRPIVITAVSARDRSRDRGVDLSGFAWEDNAPDLAAREDVDTVVELIGGADGPALAMARAALSAGKGFVTANKAMLAHHGLELAQLAEKTNAPLKFEAAVAGGIPVVKGMREGMAGNRIQAVYGILNGTCNFILSAMEREGKPFDAVLKEAQSLGYAEADPTFDIDGIDAAHKLAILSSLAFGTRVNFAGVSTCGIRNVTPADIDYARALGYRIRLIGLARQEDGALFQRVHPCLVPETHPLAHVTDSLNAVVAEGNYVGRLLFQGRGAGEGPTASAVAADLVDVARGEFGPAFAMPAASLADIPAADPMSHVGRYYIRLTVTDRPGVLAELTAILRDLSVSVESVIQRGNAPNGSVYFVLTTHEGPQQAVTDALERIAALESVTSAPVMMHILEF comes from the coding sequence ATGTCTGACAAGCCTTTACGTGTCGGCTTGGCAGGGCTGGGCACCGTGGGTGCCGGTCTGGTCAAGCTTCTCGCAGAGAACGCCGAACTGGTGAGCCGTCGTGCCAACCGGCCGATCGTGATTACCGCCGTCTCCGCGCGGGACCGCAGCCGGGACCGCGGCGTCGACCTGTCCGGCTTCGCGTGGGAGGACAACGCGCCGGATCTGGCCGCGCGCGAGGATGTGGACACGGTTGTCGAACTCATCGGCGGGGCGGACGGCCCGGCCCTGGCGATGGCCCGTGCGGCGCTCAGCGCGGGCAAGGGGTTCGTCACCGCCAACAAGGCCATGCTCGCCCACCACGGGCTGGAGCTGGCCCAGCTGGCCGAGAAGACCAATGCCCCCCTCAAGTTCGAGGCGGCGGTCGCCGGCGGCATTCCGGTCGTCAAGGGCATGCGCGAAGGGATGGCGGGCAACCGCATCCAGGCCGTCTACGGCATCCTCAACGGCACCTGCAATTTCATCCTCTCGGCCATGGAGCGCGAGGGCAAGCCGTTCGACGCGGTGCTGAAGGAGGCCCAAAGCCTGGGTTACGCCGAGGCCGACCCCACTTTCGATATCGACGGCATCGACGCCGCCCACAAGCTGGCCATTCTCTCCTCGCTTGCCTTCGGCACGCGGGTCAACTTCGCGGGCGTTTCCACCTGCGGCATCCGCAACGTGACCCCGGCGGACATCGACTACGCCCGCGCGCTCGGCTACCGCATCCGCCTCATCGGCCTGGCGCGGCAGGAAGACGGCGCGCTGTTCCAGCGGGTTCACCCCTGCCTGGTGCCGGAGACGCACCCGCTCGCCCATGTCACGGATTCGCTGAACGCGGTGGTGGCCGAGGGCAACTACGTGGGCCGCCTCCTGTTCCAGGGGCGCGGCGCGGGCGAGGGGCCGACCGCCTCCGCCGTCGCGGCCGATCTGGTGGACGTGGCCCGCGGCGAATTCGGCCCGGCCTTCGCCATGCCGGCCGCCAGCCTTGCGGACATTCCGGCGGCCGACCCCATGTCGCACGTGGGCCGCTACTACATTCGCCTGACGGTGACCGACCGGCCCGGCGTCCTCGCCGAGCTGACCGCCATCCTGCGGGACCTGTCGGTGTCGGTGGAAAGCGTCATCCAGCGCGGCAATGCCCCGAACGGGAGCGTTTATTTCGTGCTGACCACGCACGAGGGGCCGCAGCAGGCTGTCACCGATGCGCTGGAGCGGATCGCGGCGCTGGAAAGCGTCACCTCCGCGCCGGTCATGATGCATATTCTTGAATTTTAA
- a CDS encoding GGDEF domain-containing protein has protein sequence MPLDPLSLFTASLLVLLLVSSLLLLAWLQNRQVQALAWWSLAFLLAGLGFTGALMGADSAHSLVREVGNAAILLGYGLSLKASRQFNQRATPVAITLGGSFIWLFACWVINIPFSLRLELASLLCGGYTFAMAYELWFGARERLISQRTAALLCGLHGFYFILRIITGPTLQRTIQWVEQLDTTWALIMSIETLVYATSFGFLIVSMAKEQIEARHRRAALQDPLTGIANRRAFKEQAEQRLARNQALGRHSSVMLFDLDHFKAINDGHGHDAGDQVLIGFCELVEGLLDPDTLFCRMGGEEFAAFLSGEDPNRALTLAERIRAALEDGGMKANQQHIAATVSIGIVISRDAAISLRDLLAHADAALYEAKAGGRNRVAVYCADRNKATSLQVA, from the coding sequence ATGCCGCTTGATCCGCTCTCCCTGTTTACGGCCTCCTTGCTGGTGCTGCTCCTCGTCAGCAGCCTGCTTCTGCTTGCGTGGCTGCAAAACCGGCAGGTGCAGGCCCTGGCCTGGTGGAGCCTCGCCTTCCTGCTGGCAGGGCTTGGCTTCACGGGAGCGCTGATGGGCGCGGACAGCGCGCACAGCCTCGTCCGGGAAGTGGGCAACGCCGCCATCCTGCTGGGCTATGGCCTGTCGCTGAAGGCATCCCGGCAGTTCAACCAGCGCGCCACGCCCGTGGCCATCACGCTGGGCGGCAGCTTCATCTGGCTGTTCGCCTGCTGGGTCATCAACATCCCCTTCTCCCTCCGCCTGGAACTCGCCTCCCTGCTGTGCGGTGGCTACACCTTCGCCATGGCCTACGAGCTGTGGTTCGGCGCGCGCGAGCGGCTGATCTCCCAGCGCACCGCCGCCCTGCTGTGCGGCCTGCACGGCTTCTATTTCATCCTGCGGATCATCACCGGCCCGACGCTCCAGCGCACCATCCAATGGGTGGAGCAGTTGGACACCACCTGGGCACTCATCATGTCGATCGAGACGCTGGTCTACGCCACCAGCTTCGGCTTTCTCATCGTCTCCATGGCCAAGGAGCAGATCGAGGCCCGCCACCGCCGCGCCGCCCTGCAGGACCCGCTGACCGGCATCGCCAACCGCCGCGCCTTCAAGGAACAGGCGGAACAGCGCCTCGCCCGCAACCAGGCCCTGGGACGGCACAGCAGCGTCATGCTGTTCGACCTCGACCACTTCAAGGCCATCAACGACGGCCACGGCCACGATGCGGGCGACCAGGTGCTCATCGGTTTCTGCGAACTGGTGGAGGGATTGCTGGACCCGGATACCCTGTTCTGCCGCATGGGCGGAGAGGAATTCGCCGCCTTCCTGTCCGGGGAGGACCCGAACCGGGCCCTGACGCTCGCCGAGCGCATCCGCGCCGCCCTTGAAGACGGCGGCATGAAGGCGAACCAGCAGCATATTGCCGCCACCGTGAGCATCGGCATCGTTATCAGCCGCGATGCGGCCATATCCTTGCGCGACCTGCTGGCCCACGCCGACGCCGCGCTCTACGAGGCCAAGGCCGGCGGCCGCAACCGGGTGGCCGTCTACTGCGCCGACCGCAACAAGGCGACCAGCCTGCAGGTGGCATAG
- a CDS encoding PHA/PHB synthase family protein: protein MGRAQQLMLEFWVRQTGPSRPFPLDPFGLAPLGAQVAASLMAEPQRLAEQQTRLWEATLALWQDAGRRLAAPTDAAPAAMKPDKRFNAPEWQSHIMFDLMRQSYLLASEHFLSMVESSTGLDDDARAKARFFARQWVDALSPANFPLTNPQVLKATLEEQGQNLLRGFENLLRDLEKGSITLTDESPFAVGQNVAATPGKVVFENKLFQLIQYAPATETVHQVPILIAPPWINKFYILDLTPQKSFVRWCVSQGFTVFVMSWVNPGSEHRDLGLADYMLDGIIAAMEAARKICDAPSVHAIGYCIAGTLLAPTLAWLETKGRGDLVSSATFFTAQVDFADAGDLRLFVGDEQLKMLDQLSAETGYLDARYMAATFNMLRANDLIWNYVVNNYLLGREPPPFDLLYWNSDATRLPRAMLLEYLRELYLGNRLAEPGGLCLAGVPIDLASVEIPAYIQAGREDHIAPPQSVYKLTRHFSGPLRFVLAGSGHIAGVVNPPHARKYQHWVSEQLPDTLEEFSTLAEERPGSWWPDWLAWLTPQAGPMVPARAPGAHPEFPALEDAPGRYVKMR from the coding sequence ATGGGGCGGGCCCAGCAGCTGATGCTGGAGTTCTGGGTGCGCCAGACAGGGCCGAGTCGGCCCTTCCCGCTCGACCCCTTCGGCCTTGCGCCGCTGGGCGCGCAAGTGGCCGCCAGCCTGATGGCCGAGCCCCAGCGGCTGGCGGAGCAGCAGACACGCCTGTGGGAAGCAACCCTCGCCCTGTGGCAGGATGCGGGCCGGCGCCTCGCCGCCCCCACTGACGCCGCGCCCGCAGCGATGAAGCCCGACAAGCGCTTCAACGCGCCGGAGTGGCAGTCCCACATCATGTTCGATCTGATGCGCCAGAGCTACCTGCTGGCCAGCGAGCATTTCCTCAGCATGGTGGAGAGCAGCACCGGGCTGGACGACGACGCCCGCGCCAAGGCCCGCTTCTTCGCCCGGCAGTGGGTGGACGCGCTCTCGCCCGCCAACTTCCCCCTCACCAACCCGCAGGTGTTGAAGGCGACATTGGAGGAGCAGGGCCAGAACCTGCTGCGCGGTTTCGAGAACCTCCTGAGGGACCTGGAGAAGGGCAGCATCACGCTCACCGACGAAAGCCCGTTTGCCGTGGGGCAGAACGTGGCGGCAACGCCCGGCAAAGTGGTGTTCGAGAATAAACTGTTCCAGCTGATCCAGTACGCCCCGGCGACAGAGACGGTGCATCAGGTGCCCATTCTCATCGCGCCGCCGTGGATCAACAAATTCTATATCCTCGACCTCACGCCGCAAAAGTCCTTCGTGCGCTGGTGCGTCAGCCAAGGCTTCACCGTGTTCGTGATGTCGTGGGTGAACCCCGGCAGCGAGCACCGGGACCTGGGGCTGGCGGATTACATGCTGGACGGCATTATTGCTGCCATGGAGGCCGCGCGCAAAATCTGCGATGCGCCCTCCGTTCACGCCATCGGCTACTGCATCGCGGGCACCCTGCTCGCCCCGACGCTGGCCTGGCTGGAGACGAAGGGACGCGGCGACCTCGTCTCCTCCGCCACCTTCTTCACCGCGCAGGTGGATTTCGCGGATGCGGGCGACCTGCGCCTGTTCGTGGGCGACGAGCAACTGAAAATGCTCGATCAGCTGAGCGCCGAGACGGGATATCTCGACGCCCGCTACATGGCCGCCACCTTCAACATGCTGCGCGCCAACGACCTCATCTGGAATTACGTCGTCAACAACTACCTGCTGGGCCGCGAGCCGCCGCCGTTCGACCTGCTTTACTGGAATTCGGACGCGACCCGCCTGCCCCGCGCCATGCTGCTGGAATATCTGCGCGAGCTTTATCTCGGCAACCGGCTGGCCGAGCCCGGCGGCCTTTGCCTTGCGGGCGTGCCCATCGATCTCGCATCCGTGGAAATTCCCGCCTACATTCAGGCCGGGCGGGAGGACCACATCGCCCCGCCCCAATCCGTCTACAAACTCACCCGTCATTTCTCCGGCCCGCTGCGCTTCGTGCTGGCGGGCTCGGGCCACATCGCGGGCGTCGTCAACCCGCCCCACGCCCGCAAATACCAGCACTGGGTGAGCGAGCAGCTGCCCGATACGCTGGAGGAATTCTCAACGCTCGCCGAGGAACGCCCCGGCTCCTGGTGGCCGGACTGGCTCGCGTGGCTCACGCCGCAGGCAGGCCCCATGGTGCCCGCGCGCGCACCCGGCGCACACCCGGAGTTCCCCGCCCTCGAAGACGCCCCCGGCCGCTACGTGAAAATGCGCTGA
- a CDS encoding patatin-like phospholipase family protein — protein MAGETETGSQGYCDLVMKGGITSGLVYPNAVLALARKYRFKNIGGTSAGAIAAAICAAAALGERRRALEPACHSKPHIGMAGLELVAGQLTRRGFIYGLFQPAWNGRAAYRLIVALAAKPGRARVALEVLLALVRMAPFSMLLTLFLLLGLGYGIDGVGGLVAALLPALVCALAVGGWRSIQALGAAAASNFLGLCPGTRQPGFSTPALTEWMHETIRQVAGLEDPDGRPVVFRDLWDAPRYAGEPEGPRTLDLQIITTNVSHSEPRTIPFVQGRLWFREDEFLRLFPAPVVAWMKAHAPCHYPRANPIFYELPKDGALPIVVAARMSLSFPLLISAVPLYELDWQRLRAEGRAHPRAGLHDRPRFVESVDALALGGAEDGALIDIDACPISENDFRVCWFTDGGAASNFPVHLFDAPLPRWPTFAIDLVYPDQNPPPEQVVTLPRSTREGRAPRYRSITGKGGLADLSSFLFAIIATMQNWRDLLQARAPGHRDRVVRIALAADEGGMKLDMPGEVLRRVAGKGAKAGETLVEDFDFDAHFWIRYRNAASAIERFTITFAEGLAPPLTDANRHAYARMWSGAPSGEPYGFTAVQADEALRRLQKICAEAQTWSTAAQDLTEGAPTPLPQARIVPIF, from the coding sequence ATGGCCGGGGAGACGGAGACCGGGTCGCAAGGCTACTGCGATCTCGTGATGAAGGGCGGCATCACCAGCGGCTTGGTCTATCCCAACGCGGTGCTGGCGCTGGCCCGCAAGTACCGCTTCAAGAATATCGGCGGCACGTCGGCGGGCGCCATTGCGGCGGCCATCTGCGCGGCGGCAGCGCTGGGCGAGCGGCGCCGGGCGCTGGAGCCCGCCTGTCACAGCAAGCCGCACATCGGCATGGCGGGGCTGGAGCTGGTCGCCGGGCAGCTGACGCGCCGGGGCTTCATCTACGGCCTGTTCCAGCCTGCCTGGAATGGCCGCGCCGCCTACCGGCTGATCGTTGCGCTCGCCGCCAAGCCCGGCCGGGCGCGCGTGGCGCTGGAGGTGTTGCTGGCGCTTGTCCGCATGGCGCCCTTTTCCATGCTGCTCACGCTCTTCCTGCTGCTGGGGCTGGGCTACGGCATCGATGGCGTCGGCGGCCTTGTCGCCGCGCTGCTGCCGGCGCTCGTCTGCGCGCTGGCCGTGGGGGGCTGGCGGTCGATCCAGGCGCTGGGCGCTGCGGCCGCCTCTAACTTTCTCGGCCTGTGCCCCGGCACCCGGCAGCCGGGTTTCTCCACCCCCGCGCTCACTGAATGGATGCACGAGACCATCCGCCAGGTGGCGGGCCTTGAGGACCCGGATGGCCGGCCCGTGGTGTTCCGGGATCTGTGGGACGCGCCGCGCTATGCAGGCGAGCCCGAGGGGCCCCGCACGCTCGATTTGCAAATCATCACCACCAACGTCTCCCATTCCGAGCCGCGCACCATTCCGTTCGTCCAGGGCCGCCTGTGGTTTCGGGAGGATGAGTTTCTGCGCCTCTTCCCGGCGCCGGTCGTTGCCTGGATGAAGGCCCACGCCCCCTGCCATTACCCCCGCGCCAACCCGATCTTCTATGAACTGCCGAAGGACGGCGCGCTGCCCATCGTGGTCGCCGCGCGCATGAGCCTCAGCTTTCCGCTGCTCATCAGCGCCGTTCCCCTTTATGAGCTGGACTGGCAGCGCCTGCGCGCCGAAGGGCGGGCGCATCCCCGCGCCGGGCTGCACGACCGCCCGCGCTTCGTCGAGAGCGTTGACGCGCTGGCGCTCGGCGGCGCGGAGGATGGCGCGCTGATCGATATTGACGCCTGCCCCATCTCGGAGAATGACTTCCGCGTCTGTTGGTTCACCGATGGCGGCGCGGCCAGCAACTTCCCCGTTCACCTGTTTGACGCGCCGCTGCCGCGCTGGCCCACCTTCGCGATCGATCTGGTCTATCCGGATCAAAACCCGCCGCCGGAGCAGGTGGTCACGCTGCCGCGCAGCACGCGGGAGGGGCGGGCCCCGCGCTACCGGTCCATCACCGGCAAGGGCGGCCTCGCGGACCTCTCCAGCTTCCTGTTCGCCATCATCGCCACCATGCAGAACTGGCGCGACCTGTTGCAGGCGCGCGCGCCCGGCCACCGCGACCGCGTTGTTCGCATCGCGCTGGCGGCGGATGAAGGCGGGATGAAGCTCGACATGCCCGGCGAGGTTCTGCGGCGGGTGGCGGGCAAGGGGGCGAAGGCGGGCGAAACGCTTGTGGAGGATTTCGATTTCGACGCCCATTTCTGGATCCGCTACCGGAATGCCGCCTCGGCGATCGAGCGGTTCACCATCACCTTCGCCGAGGGCCTGGCGCCGCCGCTGACCGACGCCAACCGGCACGCCTATGCGCGCATGTGGAGCGGCGCGCCCAGCGGCGAGCCCTACGGCTTCACCGCCGTTCAGGCCGATGAGGCATTGCGCCGCCTGCAGAAGATCTGCGCCGAGGCGCAAACCTGGAGCACCGCCGCGCAGGACCTGACGGAGGGCGCGCCAACCCCGCTGCCGCAGGCCCGCATCGTGCCGATTTTCTAA
- the recJ gene encoding single-stranded-DNA-specific exonuclease RecJ: MAALSYVFGVERSVLGQPWRWRADLSAGAAIAQAHGLPEAVGLVLAGRGAEVEAVGRLIKPTLRDWLPDPSIFKDMDRAAERLADAVRRQEPIVVFGDYDVDGATSTALLVRLLRAVGGVASFYIPDRMTEGYGPNVAAMTAIAQAGAKVVVTVDCGTQSFEPLAAAKAAGLDVLVVDHHKAGWALPEAFAVVNPNRLDDDAGTEYGHLAAVGVCFLLAVAINRVLRLSGWYAKGRPEPDLMGMLDIVALGTVADVVALTGLNRVFVAQGLKVMARRGNIGLATLCDVSRMDRAPTSGDLGFQLGPRINAGGRVGRSDLGTRLLISEQPGEARQIAEELDRLNAERKALEALTLDQALLVAPEADPVVVASGDGWHAGVIGIVASRLKEKYGRPAVVIGVDGTVGKGSGRSVPGVDLGAAVLAAKDEGLLAAGGGHAMAAGLTIEAGKVADFRAFLCERLGEDVAASMDGRALKLDAALAPGGVTPELGEQLDQAGPYGTGWPNPKVAVGPVNVVKCDIVGQDHVRVILSGKDGARIKAMAFRHGNTELGLALAGAGRRPLYVAGRICIDHWTGAPRAELHLDDAAWADGLG, translated from the coding sequence ATGGCTGCATTGTCTTATGTCTTTGGGGTTGAGCGTTCGGTTCTGGGCCAGCCGTGGCGCTGGCGGGCGGATCTGTCGGCGGGCGCTGCCATTGCCCAGGCGCATGGTCTGCCCGAAGCGGTGGGTCTGGTGCTGGCCGGGCGCGGCGCGGAGGTAGAGGCGGTTGGCCGCCTCATCAAGCCGACGCTGAGGGACTGGCTGCCCGACCCCTCGATCTTCAAGGACATGGACCGCGCCGCCGAGCGTCTGGCCGATGCGGTGCGGCGGCAGGAGCCGATCGTGGTCTTCGGGGACTACGACGTGGACGGCGCGACCTCCACGGCCTTGCTTGTGCGCCTGTTGCGCGCCGTGGGCGGGGTGGCGAGCTTCTACATCCCCGATCGCATGACCGAAGGCTACGGCCCGAACGTCGCCGCCATGACCGCCATTGCCCAGGCGGGCGCGAAGGTGGTGGTGACGGTGGACTGCGGCACCCAGTCGTTCGAGCCGCTGGCGGCGGCCAAGGCGGCGGGGCTCGATGTGCTGGTGGTCGATCACCACAAGGCGGGCTGGGCGCTGCCGGAGGCGTTCGCCGTTGTCAACCCCAACCGGCTCGATGACGATGCGGGCACCGAATACGGCCATCTGGCCGCCGTCGGCGTGTGTTTCCTGCTGGCGGTCGCCATCAACCGGGTGCTGCGCCTCAGCGGCTGGTACGCCAAGGGGCGGCCCGAGCCGGACCTGATGGGGATGCTCGACATCGTGGCGCTGGGCACGGTGGCGGACGTGGTGGCCTTGACCGGCCTCAACCGGGTGTTCGTGGCGCAGGGGCTGAAGGTCATGGCCCGGCGCGGCAACATCGGGCTGGCGACCCTGTGCGATGTCTCGCGCATGGATCGCGCGCCGACCAGCGGCGACCTCGGCTTCCAGCTTGGGCCGCGCATCAACGCGGGCGGGCGCGTCGGCCGGTCCGATCTCGGCACGCGGCTCCTCATCAGCGAGCAGCCCGGCGAGGCCCGCCAGATCGCCGAGGAGCTGGACCGGCTGAACGCCGAGCGCAAGGCGCTGGAGGCGTTGACGCTGGATCAGGCGCTGCTGGTTGCCCCGGAGGCCGACCCCGTTGTGGTGGCGAGCGGAGACGGCTGGCACGCGGGCGTCATCGGCATCGTCGCCAGCCGCCTCAAGGAGAAATACGGCCGCCCGGCCGTCGTCATCGGCGTCGATGGCACGGTGGGGAAGGGCTCGGGCCGGTCCGTGCCGGGCGTTGATCTGGGCGCGGCGGTGCTGGCGGCAAAGGACGAGGGCCTGCTGGCGGCGGGCGGCGGCCACGCCATGGCGGCGGGCCTCACCATCGAGGCGGGTAAGGTGGCGGACTTCCGCGCCTTCCTGTGCGAGCGACTGGGGGAGGACGTCGCCGCTTCCATGGACGGCCGCGCGCTCAAGCTGGATGCGGCGCTCGCGCCCGGCGGCGTCACGCCGGAACTCGGCGAGCAGCTGGATCAGGCCGGGCCTTACGGCACCGGCTGGCCCAACCCGAAGGTGGCGGTGGGGCCGGTCAACGTGGTCAAGTGCGATATCGTGGGGCAGGACCACGTTCGCGTTATCCTCAGCGGCAAGGATGGCGCGCGGATCAAGGCCATGGCCTTCCGCCACGGCAATACGGAGCTGGGGCTGGCGCTGGCCGGGGCGGGCCGCCGCCCGCTCTATGTGGCCGGGCGCATCTGCATCGACCACTGGACCGGCGCACCCAGGGCCGAACTGCATCTGGATGACGCCGCCTGGGCCGATGGGCTGGGCTGA